In Methylocystis echinoides, one genomic interval encodes:
- a CDS encoding alpha/beta hydrolase, with the protein MAVRAKQRPGPRTALLGGVGRASRALVLMGLALAGCAAPVGVLEPPMAVAPDATRLDMLVATTRAPSPERGVLFSGERADASLASFAVSIPPDDRREIGRVQWPQALPPDPTREFATLDVTALSGPSQIDGWLRRHGAKNRRVLVFVHGFNTRFETALFNFAQIFHDSGAEAAPILFSWPSRGGVFNYVYDRESATFSRDALEKLLRRLAESQNVTEVSVLAHSMGAWLAMESLRQIAIRDGRVPARIRSVILASPDLDVDVFRAQLNSFGERRPNVVVFLSREDRALRLSRGIGGNVARLGGADPAEKPWIEEKGVEVIDLSGAGAGDPLRHSKFAQNPNVVRFLGEELINGASRDQQSELRGQIEGLSMGVAQGVTNAAVFAIGAPLAIVDPDLRRAYSNKAQ; encoded by the coding sequence ATGGCGGTGAGGGCGAAGCAGCGCCCCGGCCCTCGTACGGCCCTCTTGGGCGGCGTCGGACGCGCGTCGCGCGCGCTGGTCCTGATGGGGCTTGCGCTCGCGGGTTGCGCTGCGCCGGTCGGCGTTCTCGAACCGCCGATGGCCGTCGCGCCAGATGCGACCCGTCTCGACATGCTGGTCGCGACGACGCGCGCGCCGTCGCCGGAGAGAGGGGTGCTTTTTTCGGGGGAGCGCGCCGACGCGTCTCTCGCGAGTTTCGCCGTCTCGATCCCGCCGGACGATCGCCGTGAAATCGGTCGCGTGCAATGGCCGCAGGCGCTGCCGCCCGACCCGACGCGCGAGTTCGCCACGCTCGACGTGACGGCGCTCTCCGGACCCTCGCAGATCGACGGCTGGCTGCGCCGCCACGGCGCCAAAAATCGGCGCGTCTTGGTCTTCGTGCACGGCTTCAACACGCGCTTCGAAACCGCCCTTTTCAACTTCGCGCAGATATTCCACGACTCGGGCGCGGAGGCCGCGCCAATCTTGTTCAGTTGGCCGTCCCGGGGCGGCGTCTTCAATTATGTGTACGATCGCGAGAGCGCGACTTTTTCGCGCGACGCGCTTGAGAAGCTGCTGCGGCGCCTCGCAGAGAGCCAGAATGTGACGGAAGTTTCCGTGCTTGCGCATTCGATGGGCGCTTGGCTCGCTATGGAGTCCTTGCGTCAGATTGCGATTCGAGACGGGCGCGTTCCTGCCAGGATCCGCAGCGTCATTCTGGCCTCGCCCGATCTCGACGTCGATGTTTTTCGCGCTCAGCTCAACAGCTTCGGCGAACGACGCCCGAACGTCGTGGTGTTTTTGTCGCGTGAAGATCGCGCGCTGCGCCTCTCGAGGGGGATTGGCGGGAATGTTGCGCGTCTCGGCGGCGCAGACCCGGCGGAAAAACCCTGGATCGAAGAAAAAGGCGTCGAGGTGATCGATCTCAGCGGCGCAGGCGCCGGCGATCCGCTGCGCCACAGCAAATTCGCCCAGAATCCAAATGTCGTGCGTTTTCTCGGCGAAGAGTTGATCAATGGCGCGTCTCGCGACCAGCAATCCGAGTTACGAGGGCAGATTGAAGGGCTGTCGATGGGCGTCGCGCAGGGCGTGACCAACGCGGCCGTCTTCGCCATCGGCGCGCCGCTTGCGATCGTCGATCCAGACCTGCGTCGCGCTTATTCAAATAAGGCGCAATAG
- a CDS encoding alpha/beta hydrolase, whose product MFAMVLKAVKWSAILLSLAFVIFLGVRIYVTQRGLPLEVWHTYAPEEFTAEEIDNADWTAYLAKEDRLFDSLILNVSRRLEPDERVPFNRYYEDSPVYPGKFKQNWNRSYLLEPTGAPSGAVVLLHGLTDSPYSLRHLAAHYRDRGFVVVAIRLPGHGTVPAGLTDVDWRSWLAATRLSVREARRRAPAPLPLHIVGFSNGGSLAVKYALDALLHQDLPQADRLVLISPMVGITRFARFAGLAGLPAMLPAFAKAAWLSVMPEFNPFKYNSFPVNGARQAYRLTDSLGQQLIAAQRDGTLSKLPPILTFQSVMDFTVSTPSVLTGLYDRLPANGSELVLFDVNRNAKFGPLLRASADAKLGEIAPPAIRSYRLTILTNADEGTDEAIERTVDAGATEQHIRRIGLFYPKGVYSLSHVALPFPLTDALYGLTPDSAEDFGVQLGALAPRGERGALIVSLDALLRMSSNPFFPYLVERVAEFTPKPAAARDPEVEGSAPVAQRPPPVAPRRARNKRGGGV is encoded by the coding sequence ATGTTCGCCATGGTTTTGAAAGCGGTCAAATGGTCGGCAATCCTGCTGAGCCTTGCTTTCGTGATTTTCCTCGGCGTTCGAATTTACGTCACCCAGCGCGGGCTCCCGTTGGAGGTATGGCACACTTATGCGCCGGAGGAATTCACCGCCGAGGAAATCGATAACGCCGACTGGACCGCTTACCTCGCGAAAGAAGACAGGCTGTTCGACTCCCTCATCCTGAACGTCAGCCGAAGGCTGGAGCCAGATGAGCGCGTTCCGTTCAATAGATATTACGAAGACAGCCCCGTCTATCCCGGCAAGTTCAAACAGAACTGGAACCGCTCCTATCTCCTCGAGCCGACGGGCGCGCCTTCCGGCGCGGTCGTCTTGTTGCACGGACTGACGGATTCTCCCTATAGCCTCCGACATCTCGCCGCGCATTATCGCGACCGCGGCTTTGTCGTCGTCGCCATCCGCTTGCCGGGCCACGGGACCGTGCCCGCGGGCCTCACGGACGTCGACTGGCGCTCGTGGCTGGCGGCGACGCGGCTTTCGGTTCGAGAGGCGCGGCGGCGGGCCCCGGCGCCCTTGCCGCTCCATATCGTCGGATTTTCGAACGGCGGTTCGCTCGCAGTGAAATATGCGCTCGACGCCCTGCTCCATCAGGACTTGCCCCAGGCGGATCGCTTGGTCCTCATTTCGCCGATGGTCGGGATAACCCGCTTCGCGCGCTTCGCCGGACTCGCTGGTCTTCCGGCCATGCTCCCGGCGTTCGCAAAGGCCGCCTGGCTCAGCGTGATGCCGGAATTCAATCCGTTCAAATACAATTCTTTCCCTGTCAATGGCGCAAGACAGGCGTACCGTCTGACCGATTCGCTGGGCCAGCAACTCATCGCCGCTCAACGTGACGGAACGCTAAGCAAACTGCCTCCCATTCTCACTTTTCAGTCGGTCATGGATTTTACCGTGAGCACGCCCTCCGTTCTGACGGGGCTTTACGATCGCTTGCCTGCAAACGGCAGTGAATTGGTGTTGTTCGACGTCAATCGCAACGCGAAATTCGGGCCGCTGCTCCGCGCCTCCGCCGATGCGAAGCTCGGCGAGATCGCGCCGCCCGCGATCAGGAGCTATCGGTTAACGATCCTGACAAACGCCGACGAAGGAACGGACGAAGCGATTGAGCGGACCGTCGACGCGGGCGCGACAGAACAGCACATACGCCGAATTGGGCTCTTTTACCCGAAGGGCGTTTATTCGCTCTCGCATGTCGCCCTGCCTTTCCCCCTCACCGACGCGCTATACGGCTTGACGCCCGACAGCGCGGAAGACTTCGGCGTCCAATTGGGGGCATTGGCGCCACGCGGCGAACGCGGCGCCTTGATCGTCAGCCTCGACGCGCTGCTGCGGATGTCGTCCAACCCCTTTTTTCCGTATCTCGTTGAGAGGGTTGCTGAATTCACGCCGAAGCCGGCTGCGGCCCGCGACCCGGAGGTCGAGGGATCGGCGCCTGTCGCGCAACGCCCCCCGCCCGTGGCGCCACGGCGCGCCCGCAATAAACGCGGGGGCGGCGTCTGA
- a CDS encoding AI-2E family transporter produces the protein MFQNRIVTAASIVMLVFVVLAACKIAEAVIEPAVFGLFVVILAWPLQNMLQKRLGKAAALSLTVVCASAIVLALVSIVMWSAGEVAHWLRQNLDLIQDSLFSVSAWLERHDISLFALLAEQFSGPALIPRLQAFALRANSILAFSLIVIVYVILGLAEADYFLARISALRNRETSVKLLACGANIQKKFRSYIYVRTVASVATGLATWALARYVGLELALAWGVLAFALNYLPYLGSFITVVSLPIFALVQFGTIGAPLMVLLGLMAINFIIGSLLEPAFSGAALSISPPVVLFAIILWTFLWGPVGAFLGIPLAIAILSAFEQFEPSRWIAALLSSGPPEAVPVYQNEDRV, from the coding sequence ATGTTTCAAAACCGGATCGTCACCGCCGCATCGATCGTTATGCTTGTCTTTGTGGTTCTGGCCGCCTGCAAAATCGCAGAAGCCGTGATCGAGCCCGCGGTCTTCGGGCTCTTCGTCGTCATTCTCGCCTGGCCTCTCCAAAACATGCTCCAGAAAAGGCTTGGCAAGGCGGCGGCGCTGTCTTTGACGGTCGTATGCGCCTCGGCCATCGTGCTGGCGCTCGTCTCCATTGTGATGTGGAGCGCAGGCGAGGTCGCGCATTGGCTGAGACAGAACCTGGACCTGATCCAGGATTCCCTCTTCAGCGTGAGCGCATGGCTGGAACGACATGATATCTCGCTCTTCGCGCTCCTGGCGGAGCAATTCAGCGGACCTGCGCTGATCCCGAGGTTGCAGGCTTTCGCGTTGCGCGCGAATAGCATCCTGGCCTTTTCGCTGATTGTGATCGTCTATGTGATCTTGGGACTGGCCGAGGCGGACTATTTTCTGGCGCGAATCTCCGCTCTTCGGAACCGGGAAACAAGCGTCAAGCTGCTCGCTTGCGGCGCGAACATTCAAAAGAAATTCCGCTCTTATATTTACGTTCGCACCGTCGCGAGCGTTGCGACCGGCTTGGCGACATGGGCCCTGGCGCGCTATGTCGGGTTGGAGTTAGCTCTTGCCTGGGGCGTTTTGGCCTTCGCGCTGAACTATCTTCCTTACCTCGGCTCTTTTATCACCGTTGTGAGCCTGCCGATCTTCGCCCTCGTTCAGTTTGGAACGATTGGCGCGCCCCTCATGGTCCTTCTCGGGCTGATGGCGATCAACTTCATCATCGGCAGCCTTTTGGAGCCGGCCTTCTCCGGCGCGGCTTTGTCGATTTCGCCCCCAGTGGTCCTTTTCGCGATTATTCTTTGGACCTTTCTCTGGGGACCGGTCGGCGCCTTTCTGGGGATCCCGCTCGCAATCGCTATCCTCAGCGCTTTCGAACAGTTCGAGCCGTCCCGATGGATTGCGGCGCTCCTGTCGAGTGGACCCCCGGAGGCCGTTCCAGTCTATCAAAATGAAGATCGCGTCTAG
- a CDS encoding AI-2E family transporter, producing the protein MAEVIVSAIVVVAIVYGREVLMPLSLAAVVAFMLSPAVAWLARFGLPRLLAIVLALSTLVGATLFAATVFSSQIISLTGSLATYKNNLAEKARSLTPTTGGGALQRAIDSLDALQREVEKQTHGPERDEEIRVVVENPREGGVSGVLETVRSVLGPLEMALLTLVYVAVLLAGQYDLVDRVVRLAGVENMSESTAALSTAGERLSSFFLGQGAINLAFGVATGAVLAALGIPNAILWGMAVALLRFIPFIGIFAAAVPPLLLAAAVSPGWGLLLGVLAYFLIAELITSNIVEPVVMGRHVGLSPLAFIAAGSFWWVVWGPVGLLLAAPLTTTLVVLGEFFPSMSFLSLLFGDRPPLTPEQEYYHRLLARDAATAAEALESATRGLPEICDAVVLPALAVATKDFRDRRISAERAQAIADTMREATESVFPVAKPGAETAARTIIIPGLGPIDAAASGLAAAVLSETTGKPCAAVQASTGLLALASLKEEETAPPETLLLFTVGGLARAQMNYMARRAGVLFPETRIMLFEKEEGGPIHAGEEEGRIVRCSSLSRADQLLRLAPQGSP; encoded by the coding sequence GTGGCGGAAGTCATCGTATCAGCGATTGTGGTGGTCGCCATCGTGTATGGGCGCGAAGTGCTCATGCCGTTGTCCCTCGCCGCCGTCGTCGCCTTCATGCTCTCGCCGGCCGTGGCCTGGCTCGCCCGATTCGGCCTTCCCCGCCTCCTCGCAATCGTCTTGGCGCTCTCGACGCTCGTCGGCGCGACGCTGTTTGCGGCCACGGTGTTCAGTTCGCAGATTATCAGCCTGACCGGCAGCCTTGCGACCTATAAGAACAACCTTGCCGAAAAGGCCCGCTCGCTCACCCCGACGACGGGCGGCGGCGCGTTGCAGCGCGCGATCGACTCGCTCGACGCCTTGCAAAGAGAGGTGGAAAAGCAGACCCACGGGCCCGAAAGGGACGAGGAGATCCGGGTCGTTGTCGAGAACCCTCGGGAGGGCGGCGTCTCGGGCGTGCTGGAGACGGTGCGATCGGTGCTGGGCCCGCTCGAGATGGCGCTCCTGACCCTCGTTTATGTCGCCGTGCTGCTCGCTGGCCAATATGATCTCGTCGACAGGGTGGTGCGTCTCGCCGGCGTCGAGAACATGTCGGAATCGACGGCGGCGCTGAGCACGGCCGGCGAGCGTCTTTCAAGCTTCTTCCTCGGTCAGGGCGCAATCAATCTGGCCTTTGGCGTCGCAACCGGCGCGGTGCTGGCGGCGCTCGGCATTCCGAACGCCATCCTCTGGGGGATGGCCGTCGCGCTGCTGCGCTTCATCCCCTTCATCGGCATATTTGCGGCGGCCGTCCCGCCGCTGCTGCTCGCCGCCGCGGTTTCGCCCGGTTGGGGCCTGCTGCTCGGCGTCCTCGCCTATTTCCTGATCGCGGAGCTGATCACGTCCAACATTGTCGAGCCCGTCGTCATGGGCCGCCACGTCGGATTGTCGCCGCTCGCCTTCATTGCAGCCGGCAGTTTCTGGTGGGTCGTCTGGGGCCCGGTGGGACTCCTGCTCGCCGCGCCCCTGACCACTACGCTGGTTGTGCTCGGCGAGTTCTTTCCGTCAATGTCGTTTCTCAGCCTTCTCTTCGGGGATCGCCCCCCTCTCACGCCCGAGCAGGAATATTACCATCGCTTGCTGGCGAGAGACGCCGCGACCGCGGCCGAGGCGCTGGAAAGCGCGACGCGCGGGCTGCCCGAGATTTGCGACGCTGTCGTGCTTCCCGCCCTCGCCGTTGCGACAAAGGATTTTCGCGACCGTCGCATTTCGGCGGAGCGCGCCCAGGCGATCGCCGACACGATGCGCGAGGCGACCGAAAGCGTCTTCCCGGTCGCCAAGCCTGGGGCCGAGACGGCGGCGCGAACGATCATCATCCCTGGCCTCGGCCCGATCGACGCCGCCGCGAGCGGCTTGGCGGCGGCGGTCCTCTCCGAGACGACGGGGAAACCCTGCGCCGCGGTTCAGGCGTCAACGGGTCTCCTCGCGCTCGCCTCCCTCAAGGAGGAAGAGACGGCGCCGCCCGAGACGCTTCTGCTCTTCACCGTGGGCGGGCTTGCGCGCGCTCAGATGAATTACATGGCGCGCCGCGCCGGCGTCCTTTTTCCCGAAACGCGCATCATGCTGTTCGAGAAGGAAGAGGGTGGGCCGATACATGCGGGCGAGGAAGAGGGTCGCATCGTCCGCTGTTCGTCCTTGAGCCGCGCGGATCAACTCCTCAGGCTGGCGCCGCAGGGCTCGCCCTGA
- a CDS encoding DUF4331 family protein produces the protein MSNHFTGLSLGPPLDDQRLDLCDLYLFQSPEDSAKTVFILNANPSANGFHPDAIYRLNIDTDGDCLTDVAVSYVFSPVENGKQTASVFIAKGADAQSAEVAGERIIADAEVSFQTAPNIVSVGPYRFFAGARSDAFFFDLDGVLNLYDTKGGRNFTSPQLGGKSPWTGIDSNLRANVCSTVIEIPTSELQPKPLIGVWGRCSLRRDGKLLHVDRAGHPSVSSFFNTDETKEEYNASEPINDRNRWLGQFVHLMGHTGDYTEEEAIRALDAEGILPDLLTFDPSKPAAYPNGRRLTDDVLNHRLAFLSKGEIPRDGLKPHTDILNVFPFIGAPHPTAG, from the coding sequence ATGTCGAATCATTTCACCGGACTGAGTCTCGGTCCGCCGCTCGACGATCAGCGTCTCGACCTTTGTGATCTTTATCTGTTCCAGTCGCCTGAAGACAGTGCGAAGACAGTCTTCATTCTCAATGCAAACCCCTCGGCCAACGGATTCCATCCGGACGCGATCTATCGCCTGAATATCGACACGGACGGCGATTGCCTGACCGACGTGGCGGTCAGTTATGTCTTCTCGCCGGTCGAGAATGGGAAGCAAACCGCGAGCGTCTTCATCGCCAAAGGCGCTGACGCGCAATCCGCCGAAGTCGCCGGCGAGCGCATCATCGCCGACGCCGAAGTCTCGTTTCAGACGGCGCCGAACATTGTGAGCGTCGGTCCCTATCGCTTCTTTGCGGGCGCCAGAAGCGACGCCTTCTTTTTTGATCTCGACGGCGTTCTCAATCTCTATGACACGAAGGGAGGACGAAATTTCACCTCGCCGCAGCTCGGCGGCAAGTCGCCCTGGACCGGAATCGACTCGAACTTGCGCGCAAACGTCTGTTCGACGGTGATCGAGATTCCGACGTCGGAGCTGCAGCCCAAGCCGCTGATCGGCGTTTGGGGCCGATGCAGCCTGCGTCGGGACGGCAAGCTCCTTCATGTCGATCGCGCGGGTCATCCGTCGGTCAGCAGCTTCTTCAATACGGACGAGACGAAGGAGGAATACAACGCCAGCGAGCCGATCAATGATCGAAACCGCTGGCTCGGCCAATTCGTACATCTCATGGGCCATACGGGCGACTATACGGAAGAGGAAGCAATCCGCGCGCTCGACGCAGAAGGCATTCTTCCCGACCTGTTGACCTTCGATCCCTCGAAGCCCGCGGCCTACCCCAACGGCCGACGCCTCACCGACGACGTCTTGAACCACCGTCTCGCCTTTTTGTCGAAAGGCGAAATCCCTCGTGACGGCCTCAAGCCGCACACCGACATTTTGAATGTGTTTCCCTTTATCGGCGCGCCTCATCCGACGGCTGGCTGA
- a CDS encoding phosphohydrolase has product MEKMHFSRMDQGTDEDFLVLKHVHERTLRALPDRLFGLLRELSKDTAYNISRYDHCLQTATRALRDGKDEEYVVVALLHDACEPLGPFNHGEVIAAILRPFISRDNYWMLAKHGLFQTYFYAAHLGLDPNARDQFKSDPAYERTVEFCARYDEVSFDPDYPNEPLSTFEPMVRRLLQKSWEPPK; this is encoded by the coding sequence ATGGAAAAAATGCATTTTTCGCGCATGGACCAAGGCACGGACGAAGATTTTCTCGTGCTCAAGCATGTGCACGAACGGACGTTGAGAGCCTTACCCGATCGACTTTTCGGATTGCTCCGGGAGCTCAGCAAGGACACCGCCTATAATATCAGCCGTTATGATCATTGCCTGCAAACGGCGACGCGCGCGCTGCGCGACGGCAAGGACGAGGAATATGTCGTCGTCGCGCTGCTGCATGATGCGTGCGAGCCGCTTGGCCCTTTCAACCACGGCGAGGTCATCGCCGCGATCCTGAGGCCGTTCATCAGCCGCGACAATTACTGGATGCTCGCCAAACACGGCTTGTTTCAAACCTATTTCTACGCGGCGCACCTGGGCCTCGACCCCAATGCGCGCGACCAGTTCAAGTCTGATCCTGCTTATGAGCGGACCGTTGAGTTCTGTGCGCGGTATGACGAGGTTTCGTTTGACCCGGATTACCCCAACGAGCCCTTGTCCACCTTCGAGCCAATGGTTCGGCGCCTTTTGCAGAAAAGCTGGGAGCCGCCGAAATAA
- a CDS encoding cytochrome c peroxidase — MRQSLIVSLLALLSLGAASARGEDALRDQAKGLFEPIPKTAPALPDNPTTPEKLALGKMLYFEPRLSESRSFACATCHNLSMGGVDGGALSSGAAQLAGREVQTVFNAVFNKSQYWDGRASDLKDQVVNSVMANPKAMLKTRGGPMAINPAELAATKQREIDQLKSIPGYRDAFQKAFPESADPLVYDNIGRAIAVFEATLITPDSAFDRWLTGDDAALDETQKAGLKLFVEKGCAGCHNGMNVGGASYAKFGVVAAPGPEHLPAEDAGRYAVTKANADRYVFKVPSLRNVELTAPYFHTGSTFDLRKAVNIMAEAQLGTKLSDDETTKIVAFLKSLTGKQPEIVLPILPPRDR, encoded by the coding sequence ATGCGCCAGTCCCTGATCGTCTCGCTTCTCGCTCTCCTGTCGCTCGGCGCCGCCTCCGCCCGCGGCGAAGACGCCTTGCGCGATCAGGCGAAGGGCCTCTTCGAGCCGATCCCCAAAACGGCGCCGGCCCTGCCCGACAATCCGACGACGCCGGAGAAGCTCGCGCTCGGCAAGATGCTCTATTTCGAGCCGCGCCTCTCCGAAAGCCGCAGCTTCGCCTGCGCCACCTGCCACAATCTGAGCATGGGCGGCGTCGACGGCGGCGCGCTCTCCTCGGGCGCCGCGCAGCTCGCCGGCCGCGAAGTGCAGACCGTCTTCAACGCCGTCTTCAACAAATCGCAATATTGGGACGGCCGCGCCTCGGATCTCAAGGACCAGGTGGTGAACTCCGTCATGGCCAATCCCAAGGCCATGCTGAAGACCCGCGGCGGCCCCATGGCGATCAATCCGGCCGAGCTTGCCGCGACCAAGCAGCGGGAGATCGATCAGCTCAAGTCCATCCCCGGCTATCGGGACGCCTTCCAGAAAGCCTTCCCGGAGAGCGCCGATCCGCTGGTCTACGACAATATCGGCCGCGCCATCGCCGTGTTCGAGGCGACGCTCATCACCCCCGACTCGGCCTTCGACCGTTGGCTCACAGGCGACGACGCGGCGCTCGACGAGACCCAGAAAGCGGGCCTCAAGCTGTTCGTCGAGAAAGGCTGCGCGGGCTGCCACAACGGGATGAACGTGGGCGGCGCGAGCTACGCCAAATTCGGCGTCGTCGCCGCGCCGGGGCCGGAGCATCTGCCGGCGGAGGACGCCGGCCGCTACGCTGTCACCAAAGCGAACGCCGATCGTTACGTGTTCAAGGTCCCCTCGCTGCGCAACGTCGAACTGACCGCGCCCTATTTCCACACCGGCTCGACCTTCGATCTTCGCAAGGCGGTGAACATCATGGCGGAGGCGCAGCTCGGGACGAAGCTCTCGGACGACGAGACGACCAAGATCGTCGCCTTCCTCAAATCCTTGACCGGCAAGCAGCCGGAAATCGTCCTGCCGATCCTGCCGCCGCGCGACCGCTGA
- a CDS encoding helix-turn-helix transcriptional regulator has product MDILSHAQIWAAIDALGERYGLTPSGLARKAGLDPTTFNRSKRETPTGRQRWPSTESIAKVLQATGASLDEFMALISANSGASRRHTRPLIGLAQAREGRFFDDAGFVVGAGFDEIEVLAGADENSYALEISGDSMEPLYRDGDIVIVSPSAPVRRGDRVVVKTRSGEIMAKELKRQTARSVELRSINPAYPDRVISRDELAWMARILWASQ; this is encoded by the coding sequence ATGGACATTCTCTCGCACGCGCAGATCTGGGCCGCGATCGACGCGCTCGGCGAGCGCTATGGGCTGACCCCGTCGGGGCTTGCGCGCAAGGCCGGCCTCGATCCCACGACCTTCAACCGCTCGAAACGCGAAACCCCGACCGGCCGCCAGCGCTGGCCCTCGACAGAGTCGATCGCAAAGGTTCTGCAGGCGACGGGGGCGAGCCTCGACGAATTCATGGCGCTCATTTCGGCCAACAGCGGCGCGTCGCGCCGGCATACGCGGCCGCTGATCGGTCTGGCGCAGGCCCGGGAGGGCCGGTTCTTCGACGACGCGGGGTTCGTGGTCGGGGCGGGCTTCGACGAGATCGAGGTGCTCGCCGGCGCGGATGAAAACTCCTATGCGCTCGAGATCTCGGGCGACTCGATGGAGCCGCTCTATCGCGACGGCGACATTGTCATCGTCTCGCCCTCGGCTCCTGTGCGGCGCGGCGACCGCGTCGTGGTCAAGACAAGGAGCGGCGAAATCATGGCCAAGGAGCTCAAGCGGCAGACCGCCCGCTCGGTCGAGCTGCGCTCGATCAACCCCGCCTATCCCGACCGCGTTATATCGCGCGACGAGCTCGCCTGGATGGCGAGGATTTTATGGGCGAGCCAGTGA